The following are encoded together in the Lactuca sativa cultivar Salinas chromosome 1, Lsat_Salinas_v11, whole genome shotgun sequence genome:
- the LOC111889599 gene encoding uncharacterized protein LOC111889599, which translates to MEDGPNGKKYFSKFYCCFQGVKQGWIEGCRRIIGLDGCFLKAVVNVENKQNWKWFLELLIDDLNLNLGNGFSLMSDQHKGLIEAIKELFPYVEHMQYARHIFQNLQKRFTGAIYHTLFWRASKATIEHAFKVVMIKIETLNLDAHQYLMEKDPRTWSRAFFQTGRCCDAVENGFSESFNAVIVDARKKPIITMLEELRLYMMDIIYNMKLKGQQWGNHICLVIRDKVNLLKKTQRHYQVLLSGLNQFEVRGATDAYEVDLKRKTCSCRLWQLNGYGCAHSVASISFLNGDVVFAKR; encoded by the exons ATGGAGGATGGTccaaatggaaagaaatattttAGCAAGTTCTATTGTTGTTTTCAAGGAGTTAAACAAGGTTGGATTGAAGGGTGTAGAAGGATAATTGGTCTTGATGGATGTTTCTTAAAG GCAGTGGTTAATGTGGAGAACAAGCAGAACTGGAAGTGGTTTTTAGAGCTTCTCATTGATGATCTAAACTTGAATTTAGGCAATGGTTTCAGTTTAATGTCAGACCAACATAAG GGTTTGATAGAGGCTATTAAAGAGTTGTTTCCATATGTAGAGCACATGCAGTATGCTAGACATATTTTCCAGAATTTGCAGAAGAGATTCACTGGTGCCATATATCATACCTTGTTTTGGAGAGCATCTAAAGCCACAATtgagcatgcttttaaagttgtAATGATAAAAATTGAGACATTGAACCTAGATGCCCATCAATATCTCATGGAGAAAGATCCTAGAACATGGTCAAGAGCTTTCTTTCAaactggaaggtgttgtgatGCAGTTGAAAATGGGTTCTCAGAAAGTTTTAATGCTGTAATAGTAGATGCCAGGAAGAAGCCCATAATAACCATGTTAGAGGAGTTAAGATTATACATGATGGATATAATCTACAACATGAAATTAAAGGGACAACAATGGGGAAATCATATTTGTCTAGTGATAAGGGATAAGGTGAATTTGCTTAAAAAAACTCAAAGGCATTATCAGGTACTACTAAGTGGATTAAACCAGTTTGAGGTAAGGGGAGCAACAGATGCATATGAGGTGGACTTAAAAAGGAAAACATGTTCATGTAGGTTGTGGCAATTGAATGGATATGGATGTGCTCATTCTGTAGCTAGCATATCCTTTCTTAATGGGGATGTAGTATTTGCAAAGAGATAG